A single Dreissena polymorpha isolate Duluth1 chromosome 14, UMN_Dpol_1.0, whole genome shotgun sequence DNA region contains:
- the LOC127858416 gene encoding uncharacterized protein LOC127858416 encodes MTIRSSSSFESWKVYPRVHYFRKRFLDLYPRFKRVIGSLRFNINFDLMWRIDNAFNWFQNDLEIVFVGNAVLPKENAFVDINPEPKASHSASGSHEGVGNIDLTQEKAFVHISAEQQTSHHTTGSRVFLCYVQQTNEQFIQTLDNVLDYLCANISAREPLFWIVDLANSPTPQEQAFINNYISTKAEMMSRVLFGSGQLEVATTISDYIEENLADIFGLISECLLSVGMTSTFRKRGGIVIDNSNYKGRFNTDMRAYMREYDSEHDLDKTQLSRMFKCNFLIDYFVRKYSIPAGTVNLILEENDYEKRFTNRIASAMQTEIKNMGWDLNKHKKNYTLGWILNAISDVIKLLEEACEQTRETLSVMKKMLFEVNNYLHQSPFGNYTNLKDKSPVVSQTLRKKLLGIPGVYCIGTVFGEFTIYLKPECGEEVMVDYEDGRKVQPHYNVHAMDVDSLEIDFKNCRKDIRKLMKDNSFHYPYTIEVVRIKLTAQFEVEDGKTISSPWPDQTPSEYRRGTLGGIARDDDGNLFGLTCAHVVSSPHPGHAVFINEGQEIHHFATSSPLMTVAFGENPTFTLVDVAAVKVEQDMYDYCNIYMKDEEGVHKPWALYESRQDAVADERVVYKYGATTGFTRGLVASADLELPVPDLPGAIQPPDSHLILIDCLPDIPEHKRPFSGRGDSGAIVCFEMPMDNFSVINTVTRSTVFALSMIHAGEMTVDGDTSSKSVSFMLATGFRLLMAQSNVQLKCPIPQ; translated from the exons ATGACTATCCGCTCCAGCAGCAGCTTTGAGTCATGGAAGGTGTATCCCAGGGTACACTACTTCCGGAAACGATTCTTGGACTTGTATCCTCGATTCAAACGAGTGATTG GTTCTCTTCGATTCAACATCAATTTTGATCTGATGTGGAGAATTGATAATGCTTTCAACTGGTTTCAAAATGATTTGGAAATCGTCTTCGTTGGAAATGCTGTCCTACCGAAAGAAAACGCCTTCGTTGACATCAATCCAGAGCCAAAGGCCTCTCACAGTGCATCGGGGTCACATGAAGGCGTTGGCAATATTGACCTTACGCAAGAAAAGGCCTTTGTCCACATCAGTGCAGAGCAACAGACCTCTCACCATACAACGGGGTCGCGCGTATTTCTGTGTTATGTACAACAGACCAATGAGCAGTTCATCCAG aCTTTGGATAATGTTTTGGACTATCTGTGCGCCAACATTTCTGCCAGAGAGCCGCTGTTTTGGATTGTGGACCTTGCAAATAGCCCCACACCACAGGAACAAGCATTTATTAACAATTACATCAGCACTAAGGCAGAGATGATGAGTAGGGTATTATTTGGCTCAGGACAACTCGAGGTTGCTACAACTATATCGGATTACATAGAAGAGAATTTGGCGGATATTTTCGGCCTCATCAGTGAATGTCTATTGTCAGTTGGCATGACATCCACATTTCGAAAGCGAGGAGGGATTGTCATTGACAACAGTAATTACAAAGGGCGATTTAACACTGACATGAGAGCATACATGCGCGAATATGACAGTGAACACGATCTTGATAAAACGCAATTAAGCAGAATGTTTAAATGCAATTTCTTAATTGATTATTTTGTTAGAAAGTACTCAATCCCAGCAGGTACGGTCAATTTGATTCTCGAAGAAAATGACTACGAGAAACGATTCACCAACCGTATTGCTTCCGCAATGCAAACAGAGATAAAAAACATGGGATGGGATCTAAATAAACACAAGAAAAATTACACTTTGGGGTGGATACTAAATGCAATTTCTGACGTTATTAAACTTTTAGAGGAGGCATGTGAACAAACTAGGGAAACGCTATCAGTTATGAAGAAGATGTTATTTGAAGTCAACAATTACCTGCATCAATCCCCTTTTGGAAATTATACGAATCTGAAAGACAAATCCCCTGTTGTGTCACAAACTTTGAGGAAGAAACTTTTGGG GATTCCCGGTGTTTACTGCATTGGAACAGTTTTCGGCGAATTCACGATTTATTTAAAGCCAGAATGCGGCGAAGAAGTTATGGTTGATTACGAGGATGGGCGCAAAGTACAACCACATTATAACGTACATGCGATGGACGTAGACAGTTTGGAAATTGACTTCAAGAATTGTCGCAAAGATATTCGAAAACTAATGAAGGACAATTCATTCCATTATCCATATACAATTGAGGTTGTGAGAATTAAATTGACGGCGCAATTTGAGGTTGAAGATGGCAAGACGATCAGTTCTCCGTGGCCTGATCAGACGCCTAGCGAATATCGCCGTGGAACTCTTGGAGGTATTGCGAGAGATGATGATGGAAACCTGTTTGGTCTGACGTGCGCCCATGTGGTTAGCAGTCCACATCCTGGGCATGCGGTTTTCATAAACGAAGGACAGGAAATTCATCATTTTGCAACCAGCTCGCCTTTAATGACTGTCGCCTTTGGAGAAAATCCAACTTTCACTCTTGTTGACGTGGCCGCAGTGAAGGTAGAACAAGATATGTATGATTATTGCAACATATACATGAAGGACGAGGAAGGCGTTCATAAGCCATGGGCTTTGTACGAAAGCCGTCAGGATGCTGTTGCTGACGAACGTGTTGTTTATAAATATGGAGCTACTACCGGATTTACTCGCGGATTGGTTGCAAGCGCCGATTTGGAGCTTCCTGTACCAGACTTGCCTGGTGCAATACAACCGCCTGATAGCCACCTTATTTTGATCGATTGTCTGCCTGATATACCGGAACACAAACGGCCATTTTCGGGTAGAGGTGACAGCGGGGCAATCGTTTGTTTTGAGATGCCTATGGACAAttttagtgtgataaacacggtAACACGATCAACTGTATTTGCTCTGTCGATGATTCATGCTGGTGAAATGACAGTAGATGGAGATACGTCGTCCAAAAGTGTTTCTTTTATGCTAGCGACTGGTTTTCGGTTATTGATGGCACAATCAAATGTTCAATTGAAATGTCCGATACCACAATAA